In one Rhodococcus sp. B50 genomic region, the following are encoded:
- a CDS encoding MHYT domain-containing protein has protein sequence MSHDVHHFSMGLWVFFLSYATAVMGSFVGLSCVRRSLEEPRRSGNWWLVMASLSIGGVGIWLMHFIGMMGFSVPGTAIRYELAPTVFSVVLAVIATLVGLRIADVHAVSTRRVPESVRLLVGGLLMGAAVSLMHYSGMFAIRIRGTIEHEIGFVVASVIIGVVASTVALALARRARRLEIRLVAAFVMGCAVTALHYTGMAGVRVTLDPSMPAPEGMTVMSLLFPAFVLGIIVLAVPITALLLASDPEDAVRDARLEQWASEVERQVDRDPVTGSHM, from the coding sequence GTGTCGCACGACGTGCACCACTTCTCGATGGGATTGTGGGTCTTCTTCCTGTCCTATGCCACCGCAGTGATGGGGTCGTTCGTCGGACTGTCCTGTGTCCGCCGGTCCCTCGAGGAGCCTCGGCGCAGCGGTAACTGGTGGCTCGTCATGGCGTCCTTGTCCATCGGGGGCGTGGGTATCTGGCTGATGCACTTCATCGGCATGATGGGTTTCTCCGTACCGGGCACGGCCATCCGCTACGAACTGGCACCGACCGTCTTCTCGGTTGTGCTCGCCGTGATCGCGACTCTCGTGGGGTTGAGGATCGCCGACGTGCACGCCGTCAGTACCCGTCGCGTGCCGGAATCGGTGCGGCTGCTCGTCGGCGGTCTGCTGATGGGTGCTGCCGTGAGCTTGATGCACTACAGCGGGATGTTCGCCATCCGGATCCGCGGCACGATCGAGCACGAGATCGGCTTCGTCGTCGCGTCGGTGATCATCGGTGTCGTCGCGTCCACGGTCGCGCTCGCACTGGCCCGCCGAGCCCGGCGCCTCGAGATTCGATTGGTCGCCGCCTTCGTCATGGGCTGCGCTGTCACGGCGTTGCACTACACCGGGATGGCCGGTGTGCGTGTCACTCTCGATCCGAGCATGCCCGCGCCGGAAGGCATGACCGTGATGTCGCTGCTCTTCCCGGCGTTCGTTCTCGGCATCATCGTCCTGGCCGTGCCGATCACAGCGCTGCTGCTCGCCTCCGACCCGGAGGACGCCGTGCGCGACGCCCGGCTCGAGCAGTGGGCGTCGGAGGTGGAACGGCAGGTGGACCGCGACCCCGTCACCGGATCCCACATGTGA